From one Anopheles bellator chromosome 1, idAnoBellAS_SP24_06.2, whole genome shotgun sequence genomic stretch:
- the LOC131212209 gene encoding ribonuclease P protein subunit p40-like codes for MLCPDLWRFLPPSYSRTILVSSSWSNDRRSNKMRKEINSRHFNHTLSIILPACGHSAANELEEKLSVANDPGHCSLVRQFPLIEVLRHEFREAFVRQGTIYAITAKGCLESDDCVALRPDGVLHLSLHSETHQRLALGDSLVTHYNGKYVVKLDLGSTLSDDMQRVDRLRDRLAAEAFTCDLLVRWIPPTNCSTLLGTAADVVVSSTSLEHYLTTLRRLTVISLPINTFIRTERRDEFIPVLGDSVENDCCTVAELLEYIGMIVFDCETIGDDYLNEYSFDTASVVSANDLTWLLHGQGMFTPEEVNRTVDLLARLVSESETQVLPWVALHVQGFSNVPIGRGDQGEKGTCWDTDNAFTIIIDKFGKVLFNQMTGISGRGPIQRE; via the exons ATGTTATGCCCGGATTTATGGCGATTTTTACCACCTTCATATAGTAGGACGATCCTCGTAAGCTCTAGCTGGAGCAATGATCGAAGATCAAACAAAatgcgaaaagaaattaaCTCGCGGCACTTCAACCATACG CTCTCGATAATTCTGCCCGCTTGCGGACATTCGGCTGCGAACGAGCTGGAAGAGAAGCTCAGTGTCGCCAATGATCCTGGCCACTGTTCTCTAGTTCGCCAGTTCCCTTTAATCGAGGTGCTACGGCATGAATTTCGCGAAGCATTCGTTAGGCAGG GCACCATTTACGCAATCACTGCCAAGGGATGCCTCGAAAGCGACGACTGTGTAGCACTCCGTCCAGACGGAGTTCTGCATCTTAGTCTGCACAGTGAAACCCACCAACGTCTCGCTTTAGGCGATAGTCTTGTTACCCATTACAATGGAAAATATG TTGTGAAACTGGATCTAGGGTCCACCTTAAGCGACGATATGCAGCGAGTGGACCGTTTGAGAGACCGCTTAGCGGCAGAGGCATTTACATGCGATCTACTTGTTCGTTGGATACCGCCCACCAATTGTTCTACGCTGCTTGGCACAGCTGCCGATGTTGTCGTCAGTTCAACGTCGCTTGAGCACTACCTGACAACTCTCCGAAGGTTGACTGTTATTTCACTACCTATCAACACTTTCATACGTACTGAACGCCGTGACGAGTTCATACCCGTGTTGGGAGACAGTGTTGAAAACGATTGCTGCACCGTTGCGGAACTTCTAGAGTACATAGGGATGATTGTTTTCGACTGTGAAACTATAGGCGACGACTATTTGAACGAATACAGTTTCGACACAGCGTCGGTAGTTAGCGCCAATGACTTAACGTGGCTTCTGCATGGCCAAGGAATGTTCACCCCAGAGGAAGTGAATCGTACTGTTGATCTACTCGCACGGTTAGTTTCGGAATCAGAAACCCAAGTGCTTCCGTGGGTAGCGCTTCACGTGCAGGGCTTCTCTAATGTGCCAATCGGACGCGGTGATCAGGGTGAGAAAGGGACTTGTTGGGATACCGATAACGCGTTCACAATTATAATAGATAAGTTTGGCAAGGTGCTATTTAATCAAATGACGGGTATCAGTGGAAGAGGACCAATACAAAGAGAGTAA
- the LOC131212224 gene encoding large ribosomal subunit protein uL30-like, producing MEQYRVPNKLPSEEINILAQRKGRLKQQAKRSAPPARKVRKPRDFVKATIYVAQQRRAVQDAKRIKRNFLKTGFCLPNKAITEGRLVLVFRHRGLHIANKDVLQSLRTLRLPVLRSAAFHLLTPEIHAHLKVVEPFVVWGYPADAIIRELIYKYGAFRGDGPDKKSVPMSSNQVVEQRLGHCDIICVEDLLNEVITLGPHFDEVRRALRCFILSHPVGGWKEAPKGKLRSIGGEAGFRGDEINVLFKRLL from the coding sequence ATGGAGCAGTACCGCGTGCCCAATAAACTCCCGTCGGAGGAAATCAACATCCTTGCTCAGCGCAAAGGTCGATTAAAGCagcaagcgaagcgaagcgctCCGCCTGCACGCAAAGTTAGAAAACCTCGTGATTTCGTTAAAGCGACAATCTACGTAGCTCAGCAACGCCGGGCGGTGCAGGATGCAAAGCGCATCAAGCGCAACTTCCTAAAAACAGGATTTTGTCTGCCGAACAAAGCTATTACCGAGGGCCGcctggtgttggtgtttcGTCACCGTGGTCTTCACATAGCCAACAAGGACGTATTGCAGTCGCTTCGCACACTAAGACTACCGGTTCTCCGGAGCGCTGCTTTTCACCTTCTCACTCCCGAGATACACGCGCATCTTAAAGTTGTTGAACCGTTTGTCGTATGGGGTTATCCGGCTGATGCGATCATCCGAGAGCTGATATATAAATACGGTGCATTTCGCGGAGATGGCCCTGACAAGAAGTCTGTTCCAATGTCTTCGAACCAAGTGGTTGAGCAGCGACTTGGACACTGCGACATCATATGCGTGGAGGATCTTCTGAATGAAGTCATAACTCTGGGACCACATTTTGACGAAGTAAGACGTGCCTTACGGTGCTTTATACTCAGCCATCCGGTAGGAGGCTGGAAAGAGGCACCGAAAGGTAAGctacgatcgatcggtggcgaagCTGGTTTTCGGGGAGATGAAATAAATGTCCTCTTTAAGCGACTCCTGTAA